A window of Cryptomeria japonica chromosome 3, Sugi_1.0, whole genome shotgun sequence contains these coding sequences:
- the LOC131066362 gene encoding VQ motif-containing protein 4, giving the protein MTKSQAMAECSKQWGSANSEWASAPKQTIIYTTFVETDSDGFRELVQKLTGVSEGEKMPVTMPARNSRKGGALAAVGAGVKTDSCDMIKGGVEVGIQKSGFKLHQRRQFQKKIETKRSFYHELHKPTRLTGNNNDVSLSPVTPKALIPSPITPLEPADPFNSSPSCCYSSTPTSGNQSSYLEEEEQGFYFEASAISVKREPELLPLFPLHSPTQPRST; this is encoded by the coding sequence atgacaaaatcaCAGGCCATGGCCGAATGTTCAAAGCAGTGGGGATCTGCAAATTCTGAATGGGCATCTGCTCCCAAACAGACTATTATATATACCACATTTGTTGAAACAGATTCAGATGGATTCAGGGAGCTTGTGCAGAAGCTTACTGGTGTTTCAGAGGGGGAAAAGATGCCTGTCACCATGCCtgcaagaaattcaagaaaagggGGTGCACTTGCAGCAGTAGGAGCAGGGGTGAAAACAGATTCTTGTGACATGATCAAGGGTGGGGTtgaagtgggtattcagaaatcaGGGTTTAAACTCCACCAGAGAAGGCAATTTCAGAAGAAAATAGAGACCAAGAGGAGTTTCTATCATGAACTTCACAAGCCCACAAGATTAACAGGTAATAACAATGATGTTTCATTATCTCCTGTAACTCCTAAAGCACTGATTCCCAGCCCTATCACTCCTCTTGAACCTGCTGATCCATTTAATTCATCACCAAGTTGTTGTTATTCTTCTACTCCAACATCTGGCAATCAATCCtcatatttggaagaggaagagcAAGGGTTTTATTTTGAGGCTTCTGCAATTAGTGTGAAAAGGGAACCAGAGTTGCTTCCCCTGTTTCCCCTGCATTCTCCAACACAACCCAGAAGCACCTGA